The Malus domestica chromosome 10, GDT2T_hap1 genome contains a region encoding:
- the LOC103411556 gene encoding cyclin-A3-4-like, with amino-acid sequence MDDTVSTNRSSNKRPCSTSPSLQIPAPKRRVVLGELTNSSIQNSDRKKPMRKSNMMKKEMEVQETEIVASSVDQTKSECSSSIYQHLHSLEMEANKRPSPSYMGRVQNDISPNMREILVDWLVEVAEEYQLATDTLYLTVSYLDRYLSSYAVSRSKLQLLGVSCMFVASKYEEICPPRVEDFCYVTDNTYMVEEMLEMERDVVKFLNSDTGPPTTKNFLRLFTRAALENNKSAGMFEFLSCYLLELSLLDYNCVQFLPSVVAASAIFLSRFTIQPNVHPWFKKVVPVHGRACGPNLAVHEGA; translated from the exons ATGGACGACACCGTCAGCACCAACCGCTCCTCTAATAAGCGACCCTGCTCCACCTCTCCGTCCCTGCAGATTCCCGCTCCCAAGAGGCGAGTTGTCCTGGGCGAACTCACCAACTCGTCGATTCAGAACTCGGATCGGAAGAAACCCATGAGGAAGAGTAACATGATGAAGAAAGAAATGGAGGTTCAAGAGACGGAGATTGTTGCCAGCTCTGTCGATCAAACCAAGTCTGAATGCTCGTCTTCTATATATCAGCATCTTCACTCCTTGGAG ATGGAGGCGAACAAGAGGCCGTCACCCAGTTACATGGGTAGGGTGCAAAATGATATTTCACCAAACATGCGTGAAATTCTGGTGGATTGGTTGGTGGAGGTTGCAGAGGAATACCAGCTTGCTACAGACACCCTTTATCTCACTGTATCATATCTTGACAGATACCTTTCTTCATATGCTGTCAGCAGGAGCAAGCTACAGCTTCTTGGTGTTTCTTGCATGTTTGTTGCCTC AAAATATGAAGAGATTTGCCCTCCACGTGTTGAAGACTTCTGCTATGTAACAGATAATACTTACATGGTGGAAGAG aTGTTGGAAATGGAGAGGGATGTGGTCAAATTTTTGAACTCTGACACGGGTCCTCCTACAACAAAGAATTTCCTCAG GCTCTTTACAAGAGCTGCCCTGGAGAACAACAAA TCTGCTGGTATGTTCGAATTCTTGAGTTGCTATCTTTTGGAGCTAAGTTTGTTAGACTACAACTGTGTCCAGTTCCTACCATCAGTTGTTGCTGCATCAGCTATTTTCCTTTCAAGGTTCACGATCCAACCTAATGTGCATCCTTGG TTTAAGAAGGTAGTGCCTGTGCATGGGCGCGCATGTGGCCCTAACCTGGCGGTGCATGAGGGTGCGTGA